The Pseudomonas protegens genome contains the following window.
TTCGTGTTGCAGGACAAGCAACTGGGCACCGGCCACGCCGTGGCCCAGGCCGTATCTTTCATTACCGCCGACACGGTGCTGATCCTCTACGGCGACGTGCCGCTGATCGAAGTCGAGACCCTGCAGCGCCTGCTCAAGCAAGCGGGGCCAGAGCAACTGGGCCTGCTCACCGTCGAGCTGGATGACCCGACCGGCTACGGGCGCATTGTCCGTGACGCCAGTGGCAAGGTCACCGCCATTGTCGAGCAGAAGGATGCCGACGAGGCCCAGCGCGCGATCACCGAAGGCAACACCGGGATTCTCGCGGTGCCCGGCAAACGCCTCGGCGACTGGACCGGCCGCCTGTCCAACAACAACGCCCAGGGCGAGTACTACCTCACCGACGTGATCGCCATGGCGGTCAGCGACGGCCTGATCGTTGCCACCGAACAGCCAGACGACGCCATGGAAGTGCAGGGCGCCAACGACCGCAAGCAACTGGCCGAGCTGGAGCGCCACTACCAACTGCGCGCCGCGCGCCGGCTGATGGCCCAGGGCGTGACTCTGCGCGACCCGGCACGTTTTGATGTGCGTGGCGAAGTCACGGTCGGCCGCGACGTGCTGATCGACATCAACGTGATTCTCGAAGGCCGGGTGGTGATCGAGGACGACGTGGTGATCGGCCCCAACTGCGTGATCAAGGACAGCACCCTGCGCAAGGGCGTGGTGATCAAGGCCAACAGCCACCTCGACGGCGCAGTCATGGGCGAGGGCAGCGATGCCGGCCCGTTCGCCCGCCTGCGTCCCGGCACTGTGCTGGAGGCCCGTGCCCATGTGGGTAACTTCGTCGAACTGAAGAATGCCCACCTGGGCCAGGGCGCCAAGGCCGGTCACCTGACCTACCTGGGCGACGCGGTGATCGGCGCCCGCACCAACATCGGCGCCGGCACCATCACCTGCAACTACGACGGGGTGAACAAGCACAAGACCGTGATGGGCGAAGACGTGTTCATCGGCTCCAACAACTCCCTGGTGGCGCCTGTGGATATCTTGTCCGGCGCCACCACCGCCGCCGGTTCCACCATCACCCAGGATGTGGCTCCAGCCCAGCTGGCGGTGGGGCGGGCGCGGCAGAAGAACATCGACGGCTGGAAGCGGCCGGAGAAGATCAAGAAAGACTGAGGTTATCCACAACCGTGGAACCCTGTTCGCCGGCAAGCCGGCTCCTACCGATGGGTGTAGGAGCCGGCTTGCCGGCGAATTTTTTCACGTCCCCCGCTTGACGAAGTTTCGATCATAGGTTTTTATTGCGCCTGTTATCTTTCGAATCGAAACTTAAGCCGCCATGTCGAAACGCAATACTCCTCAACGCCGCCACAACATCCTCGCCTTGCTCAATGAACAGGGCGAAGTGAGCGTGGATGCCCTGGCCAAGCGTTTCGAAACCTCTGAAGTTACGATTCGAAAGGATCTGGCCGCCCTGGAGAGCAACGGCCTGTTGCTGCGGCGCTATGGCGGCGCCATCACCATGCCCCAGGAACTGGTCAGCGACCTCGGCCAGCCGGTGTCTCTCTACAAGCAGGCGATTGCTCGCGCCGCGGTGCAGCGCATTCGCGAACACGCGCGGATCATCATCGACAGCGGCAGCACCACCGCCGCGATGATCCCTGAACTGGGCCTGCAGCCGGGCCTGGTGGTGATGACCAACTCGCT
Protein-coding sequences here:
- the glmU gene encoding bifunctional UDP-N-acetylglucosamine diphosphorylase/glucosamine-1-phosphate N-acetyltransferase GlmU encodes the protein MSLEIVILAAGQGTRMRSALPKVLHPVAGNSMLGHVIHSARQLDPQRIHVVIGHGADAVRERLAADDLNFVLQDKQLGTGHAVAQAVSFITADTVLILYGDVPLIEVETLQRLLKQAGPEQLGLLTVELDDPTGYGRIVRDASGKVTAIVEQKDADEAQRAITEGNTGILAVPGKRLGDWTGRLSNNNAQGEYYLTDVIAMAVSDGLIVATEQPDDAMEVQGANDRKQLAELERHYQLRAARRLMAQGVTLRDPARFDVRGEVTVGRDVLIDINVILEGRVVIEDDVVIGPNCVIKDSTLRKGVVIKANSHLDGAVMGEGSDAGPFARLRPGTVLEARAHVGNFVELKNAHLGQGAKAGHLTYLGDAVIGARTNIGAGTITCNYDGVNKHKTVMGEDVFIGSNNSLVAPVDILSGATTAAGSTITQDVAPAQLAVGRARQKNIDGWKRPEKIKKD